CGCCATCGGCGACCGGCTGCGCGCCGCCGCCGACGCGACTCCCGGCGCGGTCGCGCTCGTGGACGGCGACCGCCGCCTGACGTACCGGGGGCTCGCCGAGCGCGCGGACGCCGCCGCACGGCGCCTGGCCGCGCTCGGGCTCCGCCCCGACGACCGGCTCGTGGTGCAGCTGCCCAACACCGCCGAGTTCGTGATCCTCACGTACGCCTGTCTGCGCCTCGGGGTCATCCCGGTGATGGCGCTGCCGGGGCACCGCAAGCACGAGGTCGGCTACCTGGTCGAGCACAGCGAGGCGGTCGCCGTCGCCGTCCCCGACTTCCTCAAGGACCACGACCACCAGGCGATGGCGTTCGAGATCGCCGAGGAGTCGTCAACCCTCCAGCACGTCCTGGTGCTCGGCGACAAGGTCGGCGACGGCGCCGTGGACCTGCGGGAGTTGTGCGCCGCGCCCGGCACGCCGGCGGACCGGGCCGTCGTGGACGCGTACCGGCCCGACAGCCGCTCGATCGCCGTCTTCCTGCTCTCCGGCGGTACGACCGGTCTGCCCAAGCTCATCGCCCGCACGCACGACGACTACGTCTACAACGCCCGTCGCAGCGCCGAGGTCTGTGAATTCGGGGCGGACACGGTGTACTTCGCCGCGCTGCCCCTCGGCCACAACTTCCCGCTCGCCTGCCCGGGCCTGCTCGGCACGCTGCTGCACGGCGGCCGGGTGGTGCTGGGTTCCCCCAACCCCAAGAAGGCGTTCGCGCTGATCGAGCAGGAGGGCGTCACCGCTTCGGCCCTGGTCCCGGCCATCGCCCAGCGCTGGCTGGACCACCACCGCGACCACGCGGAGGCCGACCTGAGCTCGCTGCGCGTGCTCCAGGTCGGCGGCTCCCGGCTCGCCGACCACGTCGCCCGCCGCGTCCGCCCCGAACTCGGCTGCACGCTCCAGCAGGTGTTCGGGATGGCCGAGGGCCTGCTCAACTACACGCGGCTCGACGATCCCGAGGACGTCATCTGCACGACGCAGGGACGCCCCATGTGCCCGGACGACGAACTCCTCGTCGTCGACGAGCTGGGCGACCCCGTCCCCGACGGGACCCCCGGCGTGCTGCTCACCCGCGGCCCGTACACCCCGCGCGGCTACTACCGCGCCGAGGAGCAGAACGCCCGCGCCTTCACCGAGGACGGCTGGTACCGCACCGGTGACATCGTTCGGCTGCTGCCCGACGGCAACCTCGTCGTCGAGGGCCGCGACAAGGACATGATCATCCGGGGCGGGGAGAACATCTCCGCCGAGGAGATCGAGAACTTCGCCTACCAGACCCCCGGCGTCGCCCGCGCCGCCGCCGTGGCGATGCCCGACGCCGAACTCGGCGAACGAGTCTGCCTCTACGTCGTACCGGAACCGGGCCGCACGGTGACCCTCGACGACATCCACCACGTCATGGAGCGCGCCGGTATCGCGCGTTTCAAGTTCCCGGACCGGCTGGTGACGGTCCCCGAACTCGCCGCCACCAAGGTCGGAAAGATCGACAAGAAAGCGCTGCGCGCCGACATCACGCGCCGGCTCGACGCCGAAGGAACCCTCGATGACCAGTGACACCGTCATAGCCCCGGAGGAGACGGACCCCGAACTCCGCAAGCTGTACGACGGATTCCAGGCGGCCGGACTCATCCCCCTGTGGACCGAGATCGGCAACCTCATGCCGCTCACCCCGCAGCCCGAGGCCGTCCCGCACGTCTGGCAGTGGGACACCCTGCTGCCGCTCGCCCGCCGGTCCGGCGACCTGGTCCCGGTCGGGCGGGGCGGGGAACGCCGCGCGATCGCGCTCGCCAACCCCGGCCTGCCCGGACGGCCGTACGCGACTCCCAACCTCTGGGCGGCCATTCAGTACCTCGGCCCCCGCGAGGTCGCCCCCGCGCACCGTCACTCGCAGGGCGCCTTCCGGTTCATCCTGGAGGGCGAGGGCGTCTGGACGGTCGTCAACGGCGACGCGGTCGAGATGCGGCCCGGCGACCTGCTCCTCACCCCGTCGATGCACTGGCACGGCCACCACCACGTCGGTGACGCGCCGATGGTGTGGCTGGACGGCCTCGACATCCCGCTCGTGCACCGCCTCGACGCCGGGTTCTTCGAGTTCGGCGAGGACGGCGTGTCGGACCGGTCGACCCCGACCCGGTCGCGCAACGAGCGGCTGTGGGGCCGTCCCGGGCTGCGCCCGATCGCGGCCGAGGACAGCCCTGACTCCCCGCTCATGGCCTACCGTCGGGCCGACACCGACGACGCCCTCACCGCCCAGCTGGAGCTGGAGGACGAGGGGTACGCGGGGGTCATCGAGCCCGGCCACGCGGGCATCCGCTTCACCAACCCCGGCACCGGCCGTGACGCCCTGGCCAGCCTGCGCACCGAGATGCACCGCCTGCGCGCGGGCGCTACGACAGCCACCCGCCGAACCGTCGGCTCCTCCGTCTGGCAGGTCTTCCACGGAAGCGGGACCGTCACCCTCGACGACCGCGTGATCGAAGTGTCCGCCGGCGACCTGATCGCCGTCCCCTCCTGGTGCGCGCTGACCATCGCCGCGCACACCCAGCTCGACCTGTTCACCTTCAACGACGCGCCCCTCTACGAGGCGCTCAACCTCGCCCGCACCGAGACGACCGGGAGCACCCGCGCATGAAGCTCGCCACCATTCGCACTGCCGACGGCACGGCGGCCGTCCGCCTCGACGGCGACCGGGCCGTGGAGACCGGAGCCCCCGACGTCGCCGCCCTGCTGCGCCGCCCCGACTGGCGTACGTACGCGGCCGCCGCCGACGGCCCGGCCCACGACGTGGCGGCTCTCGACCTCGCCCCGGTCGTCACGACCCCGGCCAAGATCTTCTGCGTGGGCCACAACTACCGCACCCACATCGCGGAGATGGGCCGCGAGATGCCGTCGTACCCCGCCCTCTTCGGCAAATTCGCCAACGTCCTGCTCGGCGCGCGCGACGACATCGTCCATCCCGGCGAGACGGAGGAGCTGGATTGGGAGGCCGAACTGGGCTTCGTCATCGGCTCCGGGCTGCGCCGCCGGGCCACCGAGGAGGAGGCGGCGGCCGCGATCGCGGGCTACACCGTCGTCAACGACATCTCCATGCGCGACTGGCAGTGGCGCACCCCGCAGTGGCTCCAGGGCAAGGCGTGGGAGGCCAGTACGCCGGCCGGACCCTGGCTGGTGACCGGCGACGAGGTCGACGACGCGGCCGACCTGGAGATCCGCCTCGAGGTGGACGGCGAGGTCATGCAGCGCTCGCGCACGTCCGACCTGCTCTTCACCCCGGCCCACATCGCCGCTTACCTCAGCACGTTCACGACCCTGGAGCCGGGCGACCTCGTCCTCACCGGCACCCCGG
The genomic region above belongs to Streptomyces coeruleorubidus and contains:
- a CDS encoding fumarylacetoacetate hydrolase family protein, whose translation is MKLATIRTADGTAAVRLDGDRAVETGAPDVAALLRRPDWRTYAAAADGPAHDVAALDLAPVVTTPAKIFCVGHNYRTHIAEMGREMPSYPALFGKFANVLLGARDDIVHPGETEELDWEAELGFVIGSGLRRRATEEEAAAAIAGYTVVNDISMRDWQWRTPQWLQGKAWEASTPAGPWLVTGDEVDDAADLEIRLEVDGEVMQRSRTSDLLFTPAHIAAYLSTFTTLEPGDLVLTGTPGGVGAARDPKVFLKPGQVVRTVVEGIGECVNTIVEDKP
- a CDS encoding (2,3-dihydroxybenzoyl)adenylate synthase; its protein translation is MPRPSSNGAVPWPAEYAERYTAKGYWEGHAIGDRLRAAADATPGAVALVDGDRRLTYRGLAERADAAARRLAALGLRPDDRLVVQLPNTAEFVILTYACLRLGVIPVMALPGHRKHEVGYLVEHSEAVAVAVPDFLKDHDHQAMAFEIAEESSTLQHVLVLGDKVGDGAVDLRELCAAPGTPADRAVVDAYRPDSRSIAVFLLSGGTTGLPKLIARTHDDYVYNARRSAEVCEFGADTVYFAALPLGHNFPLACPGLLGTLLHGGRVVLGSPNPKKAFALIEQEGVTASALVPAIAQRWLDHHRDHAEADLSSLRVLQVGGSRLADHVARRVRPELGCTLQQVFGMAEGLLNYTRLDDPEDVICTTQGRPMCPDDELLVVDELGDPVPDGTPGVLLTRGPYTPRGYYRAEEQNARAFTEDGWYRTGDIVRLLPDGNLVVEGRDKDMIIRGGENISAEEIENFAYQTPGVARAAAVAMPDAELGERVCLYVVPEPGRTVTLDDIHHVMERAGIARFKFPDRLVTVPELAATKVGKIDKKALRADITRRLDAEGTLDDQ
- a CDS encoding cupin domain-containing protein — its product is MTSDTVIAPEETDPELRKLYDGFQAAGLIPLWTEIGNLMPLTPQPEAVPHVWQWDTLLPLARRSGDLVPVGRGGERRAIALANPGLPGRPYATPNLWAAIQYLGPREVAPAHRHSQGAFRFILEGEGVWTVVNGDAVEMRPGDLLLTPSMHWHGHHHVGDAPMVWLDGLDIPLVHRLDAGFFEFGEDGVSDRSTPTRSRNERLWGRPGLRPIAAEDSPDSPLMAYRRADTDDALTAQLELEDEGYAGVIEPGHAGIRFTNPGTGRDALASLRTEMHRLRAGATTATRRTVGSSVWQVFHGSGTVTLDDRVIEVSAGDLIAVPSWCALTIAAHTQLDLFTFNDAPLYEALNLARTETTGSTRA